DNA from Delphinus delphis chromosome 8, mDelDel1.2, whole genome shotgun sequence:
CGTTTTAGTGGAGTCTCTACATTTACTAGGAGTCCTGGTTCTGGAACAGGGGCAGGCCTTGAAAAACGTTTactaaatttcctcttctgtttccttagGTTTTGCATACGCTCAATACGTGTATCTGTGGACTTtgggaaaattaaaaggaaagaagacatttACAATGTTAACAGCATAGCTGGCTGACAACATTTTTGGTTTGTGTccataaaaaaagataaacacaatcAGTGCATACAGCTTACATAGCTacatagaaataggaaaaaaacttTTTGCAAATGTGtgatttatagatgaagaaaacattttggagcctcagtattcttttttttgtggtcttagttggggcacgtgggatcttcgttgcggcacgtgagCTTCTCTGTAGTAGTGGTGCGAGGGTTTTATCTCTTCTCTAAGTTGTGGCGTGcggattttctcttctttagttgtggcgcacggggtccaggacatgtgggctctgtagtttgctgcatgcaggctctctagttgagatgCGTGGGCTCAGTGTCGTGgcgtgcgcgggcttagttgccctatggcatgtggg
Protein-coding regions in this window:
- the CCDC179 gene encoding coiled-coil domain-containing protein 179; this encodes MCLCCREDDAVQVNPEGSKWHYPSDVTERQSTDTRIERMQNLRKQKRKFSKRFSRPAPVPEPGLLVNVETPLKRTDP